AACTGATATGTTAATGCTAGTAATTAAGTAAAATGCTACAGAAGATATGTTAAACTGATTGTAGAAAATACTATTGAATTATCAGAAGTCAATATGTGCTCTAATTTAGTACTAAGGTTGTTAACTTACTATCAGAAGTGGAAACAAGTGTTATAAACAACAGTGTGAAATCTTGTATACCAACAAACTGAGTGGAAATAAAAGACTCACATCTAATTTCCTCCCATTTTTCTCATTATCCAACAACTCCCTGATAGGGTAGAATGCTGCCTGCTTGCACAGTTCTAGGATATCTGATCCAGTAAAGCCCTCACACAATCTTGCAATGTGATCATAATCAATATTAGGCTCAACATTTTCACCCTTCAATACAACCTGAAGTATCTTGCTCCTTTCACTCTGAACAGGAattccaatttcaaatatctgAGTAAAGCGCCTGAGGATGGCCTCATCTAACTCAGAAGGCCTGTTTGTAGCAGCAAGGACCATCACACGAGCATTCTCTGCAAAAGACATATATTTATAATTAAATATTGCTCAGTAATATCTACCGAAGTAAATTTGTACAGTAAATATTTCTATATCCATATGCGGTAACAATCCTTTTCCAAAAATAGAATAAGCTTGCAAGGAAAATTTAATGTGGTTCCAAATAAGACATCACGGCAAACAAGTGCAGCTGTAGACTAATTTCTCATGCCTGCCTCAGGCATACTATAGGGCTTGCTCGCTGCGGCTGCAGCTCCAGCCGCTCGGCTGCTGCAGCTGGGGGGCTGCTGCTGCAGTGGCAGCCGCAGCCACAGCCGCAGCTGCTGCAGCCGAGCACGCCAATAAGTTCATGTAGAAATTCACCTAGAAAGCATGCCATATGGCAAAGGCTATCATGTTATTACTTATTAGTTATAGTTTCTCTGAAGTAACATCCTTTCAGTATCTAGAACTTTTGAAAACACGCTTCCCATGAAAGCAGCATTGGTTATGGTTCTCAATAATAATAAGAATATCATCAAGTGAATTCCTAAGCAATCATGAGTGAAAAAAAAGCATATTATAAACATGTTCTTCTCATGTAAGGTAGCTCATTGATGGAAGCAAGTGAGTTGCTCCCTGTACATTGAAAGCATCCCATATAACCAGCCATAATGACCATCGATACGAGTCCTAGCAAGGCATAGCCACATTGGTGTCAGATACATTAAGTAAATGACGCGCACCCCAAACCCAGTCAAAACTTACAATCAAACATCCTTGCTTGTTCCAGGGTACAAAATCGGCCAAAATAATGAAAAGATGAATTAAAATCAATTAACAGGGAAAAAACAACAAGACAGCAACAGATCAATAATTGGAAAACCATATAACGAACTGGCCATTAATGGGCTACCATTTTCCCTGAAATCAGTTCCTATAAATATATATTACTACTGCACTATATTCTCCTTATTTTCTTTGTGAAGTCACCCAGTTCTTACATAAATTCTATACTGATTTCCAGAAAAAGCACATTAGCTTCTTTTGGTACATATGATTACCAAGATATATTATATACTGAACGTTAAAGGCTAAAAGAGTTTCACTCAGATAAACAGATCAGAACAAGTCATAAACTTAAACAAAACATATCTACATGGTAACCAGTGTGCCGTAGAGGGTCACTGCTATTGGCTGCTACAGCATTTGTTTTGGGAATGTTACTGGATTCAATTAAGGGCAGACAGTGATGCAGCTAGGTAATGATGATTAGGAGGGGCAGCTAAGCTATTTCAGAGAACAAACACCACTGATTCACGCCTTAAAATTCTTCTTAAGATTTAGGGCTTCAATAGAAAAATAGGATCATAAGGGGGCCAGTCCCCCTACTGGCTCCGTCACTGAGGACAGATTTGGACAAACTTTATCAGTATATAATACAAAGGGGTACTCAAACTGAAACAGCACCAGACTTAATGTTCTGAGACATAGGCCTTGGGCACATGAGGAAGAGGACTAAGGACACATGCTGCTCAATTCCTTTGCTCATGACATACACCACAGCCAGCTTCATCTTTGATGTCGATCAATCAGGAGTTCAGGACGACATTAGGTGACAGCGCATGCAATCTTACAAGCACATCTATTATAAAACTTAAAACATAGGAGGCATGTGCCCCTGCTCAACATAATGTAAGTCTGCTCCATGATTCAATGTAATTTGCAGGCAAAAATGCACTAAATCATTTGGAAGCAATATACATAGACAGAGGTTGGATTTGTTGATAACAACTGAAACACTAGTGAAAATATGTCACTAAAATTGTGTCTGAGCGCTAGCATGAGCCTCATAAATAACACAACAATTAGGCATAATTATTTTCTTAAGGAAACAACCTTAGATAGTGTTGGTTGTCAAATTTATTTATGTTACTACAGTTTGTGAGTGGCACTTACTAAATTGTGATTATGCCTCTTGTGCATTCATAAAGAATCATCATAGGGCAAGTATTTAGTTTTATATGCATCCATACGATTAATCAATGCGATGCTTTCATGCCAGCAGGCAATGATTAAGAGCACTCACGATCAGTGGTGAAGCCGTCCCAGAGGGACATGAACTCCGTCTTCATATTAGTCATGGCTTCATGGTCTGTTGTGCGTCGCTGCCCCAAGAAACTATCAACCTCATCAATGAAGATAATAGCAGGCTGGAGCTTGTGAGCAAGGCTAAACACAGCCGCAACTGCCACAGCAACAACGTGCCAACATCAGCAGCACATCACATACCCACCAAAAAAATAAAACGGTAAAACCAGCAGCGATTCTTAAACTAGTAAGTTTCTAGTGGACAGCTAAAGCAACGATGTGGTTAACACTAGAACCGTTGCCTTACCGAGCTTCTGTGCATCCCCAAACCACTTGCTCATGAGATTGGAAATCCTGACATTGATGAAGACTGCCCCGGACTCCCTGGCGATGGCCTTGGCGAGCATGGTCTTCCCGGTGCCGGGCGGGCCGTAGAGGAGCACGCCCTTCTGGGGGCTGAGGAGCTTGCCGAAGGCGAACAGCTccgggcggcgcaggggcaggATGACGAGCTCGTAGAGCGCCTGCTTGACGTGGTCGAGCCCGCCGATGGAGTCGAACTCGACGTCGATGCTGTCGGGGTTGATGACGTCGCACGCAATCACGTCCTGCGACGGGCAAGCAAGCATTGGCGGGGGATTCGATTCGATTCGATTTGATTTGGGGGCTTCGTGGGACGGTGAGGAGGGGGGACAATGGATTGGAGCGGAGCACCGGTTGAACCCTAGATGGGGGCGCCTGCGGATCGGGGGAAGGGGGAGGCAAGGCAAGGGCACGAACCTCGTAGGGCGTGGTGGAGACGAGCGGGCGTCCGAGGCGCTTGGCGATCTCCTTCTTCTGCTGCGCGGCCTTCTGGGAGGCGGCGCGGTTGGGGTCGAGCTGGCGGAGGCCGGCGAAGAGGACGAGGCAGCTgagcgcggcgctggcggcgtaGAGCACGAGCTCCTGCACGAACCGCGACGACTCCGACGACCTCATCGccccgccgctgctgctccGCGCCGGGGCGGCCGAGGAACCCGATTCTGCCCCTGGCTTGCGGCGGAAGGATTCGCGGGGTTCGGGGGCGGTGGGGGGGATTGGCTCACGGACGGAGGGGGGCAAGGAAGGAAGGGGGCTGGGTGGGGATGGATTAGGGGCGCGAGTCGCGACGCGATTGCGCGGGGCGGGCGGCTTGTGTGCTTGGAGGAGGGGTTTGTGGGGTTGGGTTCCCCGTTCCCTGCTTTTCCGTGGCTTTTGGGGATTAGGGGCctgggagagaggagaggtTTGACTAGGATTCCACTCATCTCTCGCTGTCGGTGATTTCGTGTTTTCTGTTAGGATGTTTCGTAGCCCAGCCCCCAGCAGGCCCAGTGCTAAAGAGGCTGCCTGCCAAGCTCCCCCAGTTTTCACCACCAGGCCGCATTCGATCCCAACAAGAAGCCCACACCCGAACGCAGCCCAGGAAGACGATTGTTTACGCTTGGGTTGTGACGTTCTCGCTGCTTTCATGTGTTTGCAAATAGTTTTATTCTAATGCTAATTGCTAAGGTATGTTAAAGAAAGAATGTTGTGTTTAAAACTTTTCTTAGTCCTCGGCGCCTAGGTCTCCTAGGCGACTCGAGGTTGGATTGGCGACTAGGGTTTTGATCTCTGTTTCCTGCATTCTTCTCATTCATTTCCCTGATCGGATACATTTTTAGGGTTTGATCTTCGATTCCACGTCCCATCCTACATTTGTCTCAACCTCCTTTTGGAGCCCAGCCGAGATCCGCTAGCCCCTAGTCGCCGCCAGACGTTGGTTCCTTCTCCACGCGGTTGGCGATCTGCTTGGAGAATTAGGCGGAGATGGAGGCGGCAGAGGGGATGATGGAGCGCATGAAGTTGTCGGCGGCGGAGCGCAAGTGTATTTGGGTGGATTGTAGGTGGTCCGGCTAGGGCAAAGGCGGCGGAGAAGTTGGTGAACTCAGATGCATTGGCCCATACCCTTGGGAAGATTTGGTGCCCGATCAAAGGAGTGAATTGCAAGGACTTGGGCGAGAACCATTTTTTATTCATTTTCCTGTAGGCGTCAGGGAAACGGCGTGCCCTAGAGCATGACCCATGGA
The genomic region above belongs to Panicum hallii strain FIL2 chromosome 4, PHallii_v3.1, whole genome shotgun sequence and contains:
- the LOC112888826 gene encoding ATPase family AAA domain-containing protein 1-like isoform X1, encoding MRSSESSRFVQELVLYAASAALSCLVLFAGLRQLDPNRAASQKAAQQKKEIAKRLGRPLVSTTPYEDVIACDVINPDSIDVEFDSIGGLDHVKQALYELVILPLRRPELFAFGKLLSPQKGVLLYGPPGTGKTMLAKAIARESGAVFINVRISNLMSKWFGDAQKLVAAVFSLAHKLQPAIIFIDEVDSFLGQRRTTDHEAMTNMKTEFMSLWDGFTTDQNARVMVLAATNRPSELDEAILRRFTQIFEIGIPVQSERSKILQVVLKGENVEPNIDYDHIARLCEGFTGSDILELCKQAAFYPIRELLDNEKNGRKLDKPRPLRQSDLERALSTSRKGKKAASSGLQSPLWVRPSDSEDDQVQSAIFEISKLMSRIVQNSQSESEPQEPSSP
- the LOC112888826 gene encoding ATPase family AAA domain-containing protein 1-like isoform X2 is translated as MRSSESSRFVQELVLYAASAALSCLVLFAGLRQLDPNRAASQKAAQQKKEIAKRLGRPLVSTTPYEDVIACDVINPDSIDVEFDSIGGLDHVKQALYELVILPLRRPELFAFGKLLSPQKGVLLYGPPGTGKTMLAKAIARESGAVFINVRISNLMSKWFGDAQKLVAAVFSLAHKLQPAIIFIDEVDSFLGQRRTTDHEAMTNMKTEFMSLWDGFTTDQNARVMVLAATNRPSELDEAILRRFTQIFEIGIPVQSERSKILQVVLKGENVEPNIDYDHIARLCEGFTGSDILELCKQAAFYPIRELLDNEKNGRKLDKPRPLRQSDLERALSTSRKGKKAASSGLQSPLWVRPSDSEDDQIS